A genomic segment from Pseudomonas sessilinigenes encodes:
- a CDS encoding AbrB family transcriptional regulator: protein MSDATFRQWWGTPLVGLAGGYLASQVGWPLPWMVGSLLAVILVRCLTPWQLGEIPGGRKCGQWVVGIGIGLHFTPAVMEQVMSHFGLIFCGALVTSLSSVVAVWLLRRTGEDRATAFFSSMPGGSGEMVNLGARNGAVLSRVAAGQSLRVLAVVLCVPAAFKYLLGQGSPVLQGAVVDWHWLALLFPAGALLAWLWQRLRQPNPWLFGPLLLSATASIAWNLHIGLPDGASQLGQWLIGSGLGCHFNRQFFRRAPSFMGRTLVGTALSMLIAGLAAWCLSLLTHLDLRSLTLGMMPGGIAEMSLTAEVLQLSVPLVTAMQVMRLLFVLFLAEPLFRHWNKDL, encoded by the coding sequence ATGTCTGACGCCACCTTCAGGCAATGGTGGGGCACGCCCCTGGTGGGCCTGGCGGGTGGCTACCTGGCCAGCCAGGTCGGCTGGCCATTGCCCTGGATGGTCGGTTCGTTGCTGGCCGTCATCCTGGTGCGCTGCCTGACCCCATGGCAGTTGGGGGAAATTCCCGGCGGTCGCAAATGCGGACAATGGGTGGTGGGCATCGGCATCGGCCTGCACTTCACCCCGGCGGTGATGGAACAGGTCATGAGCCATTTCGGCCTGATCTTCTGCGGTGCGCTGGTTACCAGCCTGTCCAGCGTAGTGGCGGTCTGGTTGCTACGACGTACCGGCGAGGATCGGGCCACCGCCTTCTTCTCCAGCATGCCGGGTGGTTCGGGGGAAATGGTCAACCTCGGCGCACGCAATGGCGCGGTACTCAGCCGGGTAGCCGCCGGACAGAGCTTGCGGGTACTGGCGGTGGTGCTGTGCGTACCCGCCGCCTTCAAGTACCTGCTGGGCCAAGGCTCACCGGTATTGCAAGGGGCGGTCGTCGACTGGCACTGGCTGGCCCTGCTGTTTCCCGCCGGAGCGCTGCTGGCCTGGCTCTGGCAGCGCCTGCGCCAACCCAACCCCTGGTTGTTCGGCCCCTTGCTGCTCAGCGCCACGGCGAGCATCGCCTGGAACCTGCACATCGGCCTGCCGGACGGAGCCAGCCAGCTGGGCCAGTGGCTGATCGGCAGCGGCCTGGGTTGTCATTTCAATCGGCAGTTCTTTCGTCGGGCGCCCTCATTCATGGGGCGTACGCTGGTGGGCACCGCCCTGAGCATGTTGATCGCCGGCCTGGCGGCCTGGTGCTTGAGCCTGCTGACCCACCTGGATCTGCGTTCACTGACCCTGGGCATGATGCCCGGAGGCATTGCGGAAATGAGCCTGACGGCCGAGGTGCTGCAACTGTCGGTGCCATTGGTGACAGCGATGCAGGTGATGCGCCTGTTGTTCGTGCTGTTCCTCGCCGAGCCCCTGTTCCGCCACTGGAACAAGGATCTGTAG
- a CDS encoding tripartite tricarboxylate transporter permease, which yields MDTLSYLGQGFGVALSPYNLVTALTGTLIGTVVGLLPGLGPINGVALLIPIAFALGLPPESALILLAAVYLGCEYGGRISSILLNIPGEASTVMTTLDGYPMARKGLAGVALSLSAWSSFLGAFIATCGMVLFAPLLAKWAIAFGPAEYFVLMVFAIVALGGMAGDRPLKTFIAALIGLFLSAVGIDANSGVYRFTGDSIHLADGIQFVVLVLGLFSISEILLLLEKTHRGQEAVKATGRMLFNFKEAASVFTVNLRCGLLGFIMGVLPGAGATLASAVAYMTEKRIAGATGTFGQGDKRGLAAPETAIGASACGALVPMLTLGVPGSGTTAVMIGALSLYNITPGPLLFQQQPDIVWGLIASLFIANIMLVILNIPMIRIFTRILAVPNWALVPAIAIITAIGVYAVHATTFDLFLMVGIGIFGYILRKLDFPLSPVLLGFILGGLMEQNLRRALSISNGALEILWSSPITVGVWALTLCMLLMPLLRIWRKRASQRRALADV from the coding sequence ATGGATACCTTGAGCTATCTCGGCCAGGGCTTCGGCGTCGCGCTGAGCCCGTACAACCTGGTCACCGCCCTCACCGGCACCCTGATCGGCACCGTCGTCGGCCTGCTGCCGGGCCTGGGCCCGATCAACGGCGTGGCGCTGCTGATCCCCATCGCCTTCGCCCTGGGCCTGCCGCCGGAGTCGGCGCTGATCCTGCTGGCGGCGGTCTACCTGGGCTGCGAGTACGGCGGCCGGATCAGTTCGATCCTGCTGAACATCCCCGGCGAGGCCTCTACGGTGATGACCACCCTCGACGGTTATCCGATGGCTCGCAAGGGCCTGGCCGGGGTGGCCCTGTCGTTGTCGGCCTGGAGTTCGTTCCTTGGCGCCTTCATCGCCACCTGCGGCATGGTGCTGTTCGCCCCGCTGCTGGCCAAGTGGGCCATCGCCTTCGGCCCTGCGGAATATTTCGTGCTGATGGTGTTCGCCATCGTCGCCCTCGGCGGCATGGCGGGCGACCGGCCACTGAAGACCTTCATTGCCGCGCTGATCGGGCTGTTCCTGTCGGCGGTAGGCATCGATGCCAACAGCGGCGTGTATCGCTTCACCGGTGACAGCATCCATCTGGCCGACGGCATTCAGTTCGTGGTCCTGGTACTGGGCCTGTTTTCCATCAGCGAAATCCTCCTGCTGCTGGAAAAGACCCACCGCGGCCAGGAAGCGGTCAAGGCCACCGGACGCATGCTGTTCAACTTCAAGGAAGCCGCCTCGGTGTTCACCGTCAACCTGCGCTGTGGCCTGCTGGGCTTCATCATGGGGGTATTGCCCGGTGCAGGCGCGACCCTGGCCAGTGCCGTGGCCTACATGACCGAGAAACGCATCGCTGGCGCCACCGGCACTTTTGGCCAGGGCGACAAGCGCGGCCTGGCGGCTCCGGAAACCGCGATCGGCGCCTCGGCCTGCGGCGCCCTGGTGCCGATGCTGACCCTGGGCGTGCCGGGCTCGGGCACCACGGCGGTGATGATCGGCGCCCTGTCGCTGTACAACATCACGCCGGGGCCGTTGCTGTTCCAGCAACAACCGGACATCGTCTGGGGCCTGATCGCCTCGTTGTTCATCGCCAACATCATGCTGGTGATCCTCAACATCCCGATGATCCGCATCTTCACCCGCATCCTCGCGGTGCCGAACTGGGCCCTGGTGCCGGCCATCGCGATCATCACCGCGATCGGCGTCTATGCCGTGCATGCCACCACTTTCGACCTGTTCCTGATGGTGGGCATCGGCATTTTCGGCTACATCCTGCGCAAGCTGGACTTCCCGCTCTCGCCGGTGCTGCTGGGCTTCATCCTTGGCGGCTTGATGGAACAGAACCTGCGTCGTGCACTGTCGATCTCCAATGGCGCTCTGGAAATCCTCTGGTCGAGCCCGATCACCGTCGGTGTCTGGGCACTGACCCTGTGCATGCTGCTCATGCCGCTGCTGCGCATCTGGCGCAAGCGTGCCAGCCAACGCCGCGCCTTAGCCGATGTCTGA
- a CDS encoding tripartite tricarboxylate transporter TctB family protein, with the protein MLVQRLFASVLLLACAGLALMAWPYQAAFSYEPVGPRAFPLLMLGLMGLALLYLLVRPTPIKHSDDEPPLDRETLVKIALCVALLLVLAGTFEPLGFILAGILVGVPMARLYGGRWLPSLVIVSLLSIGLYWLFDRVMDVPLPLGLLDVLEN; encoded by the coding sequence ATGCTCGTTCAACGTCTATTCGCCTCGGTGCTGTTGCTGGCCTGTGCTGGCCTTGCACTGATGGCCTGGCCGTACCAGGCGGCCTTTTCCTACGAACCCGTGGGCCCAAGGGCCTTTCCGCTACTCATGCTCGGCCTGATGGGCCTGGCGCTGCTGTACCTGCTGGTGCGCCCGACACCGATCAAGCACAGCGACGACGAACCGCCCCTGGACCGTGAAACCCTGGTCAAGATCGCCCTCTGCGTGGCCCTGCTGCTGGTATTGGCCGGCACCTTCGAACCCCTGGGCTTCATCCTCGCCGGGATCCTCGTCGGCGTCCCCATGGCCCGCCTGTATGGCGGCCGCTGGTTGCCCAGTCTGGTGATCGTCAGCCTGCTCAGCATCGGCCTGTACTGGCTGTTCGATCGGGTCATGGACGTGCCCCTGCCCCTGGGCCTGCTCGACGTTCTGGAGAATTGA